The Dehalogenimonas sp. 4OHTPN genome window below encodes:
- a CDS encoding PaaI family thioesterase, whose translation MSQENIQLMRQAAAAEPAWRLLGIELVEISEGFARVRLRVKPEFCNFVGTIHGGIIMTLADSAFGYAVNSVKHPTVAAQFNTHFLNPCEPGDELEAECQVIKAGKRAVMAEIRVATSYGKVIARATGTGIPLVEGKEPI comes from the coding sequence GTGAGTCAAGAAAACATCCAGCTGATGCGTCAGGCGGCCGCAGCGGAACCGGCCTGGCGGCTGCTGGGAATCGAGCTAGTTGAAATTTCCGAGGGATTCGCCCGGGTGCGGCTGCGAGTCAAGCCCGAATTCTGTAATTTTGTCGGCACCATACACGGCGGAATCATCATGACGCTGGCTGATTCCGCTTTCGGCTACGCGGTTAATTCCGTCAAACATCCAACCGTCGCTGCTCAGTTCAATACCCACTTCCTGAATCCGTGTGAACCAGGCGACGAACTTGAGGCAGAGTGCCAAGTAATCAAAGCCGGCAAGCGCGCTGTGATGGCTGAAATCCGGGTTGCCACCTCATATGGAAAGGTCATAGCCCGAGCGACGGGTACCGGCATTCCGCTGGTTGAAGGCAAGGAGCCAATCTAG